The proteins below are encoded in one region of Silene latifolia isolate original U9 population chromosome 2, ASM4854445v1, whole genome shotgun sequence:
- the LOC141640748 gene encoding uncharacterized protein LOC141640748 produces the protein MRYLQLGTDIFIKRSILTPMNEDICAINTLLIIRFPGEAVTYRGYDSMLTDNCNIYPAEFINTLCPGGMSPYELILKENCLVILLRNLLPSSGLCNGTRLICKRFTPNLIECMIASGHYSGDHVFIPRIKMQPSASDNFPFQFQHNQFPLKLSFAMTINKSQGQTLDQISIYLPRPCFSHGQLYVGLSQARTSNNVIVVSASTDHGSSQQSMKNIVSYDVLRLAGII, from the coding sequence atgaggtatctacaattagGAACAGATATATTTATCAAGCGGTCAATACTGACTCCCATGAATGAAGATATTTGCGCCATTAATACACTTCTTATAATTAGGTTCCCAGGAGAAGCTGTCACATATAGAGGCTACGATTCGATGCTGACTGATAACTGCAACATTTATCCAGCTGAATTCATAAATACGCTTTGTCCAGGAGGCATGAGTCCTTATGAATTAATTCTGAAAGAAAATTGTCTAGTCATTCTACTCAGAAATCTTCTTCCATCCTCCGGCCTCTGCAATGGAACTAGACTAATATGCAAACGATTTACACCCAATCTAATAGAATGCATGATAGCTTCTGGACATTACAGTGGTGACCACGTATTTATCCCACGTATTAAAATGCAGCCATCAGCTTCCGATAATTTCCCATTTCAGTTCCAGCATAATCAGTTTCCCTTGAAGCTGAGTTTTGCAATGACCATCAACAAATCACAGGGGCAGACATTGGACCAAATTTCTATCTACCTTCCAAGACCCTGTTTTTCTCATGGACAGTTGTATGTTGGTCTTTCACAAGCTAGAACATCAAATAATGTAATCGTCGTTTCTGCATCAACAGATCATGGTTCATCGCAACAATCTATGAAAAACATTGTTTCTTATGATGTTTTGAGACTTGCAGGCATCATCTAA